A DNA window from Budorcas taxicolor isolate Tak-1 chromosome 14, Takin1.1, whole genome shotgun sequence contains the following coding sequences:
- the MAFA gene encoding transcription factor MafA, protein MAAELAMGAELPSSPLAIEYVNDFDLMKFEVKKEPPEAERFCHRLPPGSLSSTPLSTPCSSVPSSPSFCAPSPGTSGGAGGGGGAAQAGATPGQASGGPGAVGGASGKPALEDLYWMSGYQHHLNPEALNLTPEDAVEALIGSGHHAGHHGAHHPAAAAAYEAFRGQGFAGGGGADDMGAGHHHGTHHAAHHHHHAAHHHHHHHHGGAGHGGGGTTHHVRLEERFSDDQLVSMSVRELNRQLRGFSKEEVIRLKQKRRTLKNRGYAQSCRFKRVQQRHILESEKCQLQSQVEQLKLEVGRLAKERDLYKEKYEKLAGRGGPGGAGGAGFPRESSPPQAGPGGAKSAPDFFL, encoded by the coding sequence ATGGCCGCGGAGCTGGCGATGGGCGCCGAGCTGCCCAGCAGCCCGCTGGCCATCGAGTACGTGAACGATTTCGACCTGATGAAGTTCGAGGTGAAGAAGGAGCCGCCCGAGGCCGAGCGCTTTTGCCACCGACTGCCACCCGGCTCGCTGTCCTCGACGCCGCTCAGCACACCGTGTTCCTCCGTGCCCTCTTCGCCCAGCTTCTGCGCTCCCAGCCCCGGCACCAGCGGCGGCGCGGGGGGCGGCGGAGGCGCGGCGCAGGCCGGGGCCACCCCGGGGCAGGCGAGTGGGGGCCCCGGCGCCGTCGGGGGCGCCTCGGGGAAGCCGGCGCTGGAGGATCTGTACTGGATGAGTGGCTATCAGCACCACCTTAACCCCGAGGCGCTCAACCTGACGCCCGAGGACGCGGTGGAGGCGCTCATCGGAAGCGGCCACCACGCTGGGCACCACGGCGCGCACCACCCAGCGGCCGCAGCGGCCTACGAGGCCTTCCGGGGTCAGGGCttcgcgggcggcggcggcgcggacGACATGGGCGCCGGCCACCACCACGGCACCCACCACGccgcccaccaccaccaccacgccgcccaccaccatcaccaccaccaccacggcgGCGCCGGCCACGGCGGCGGCGGCACGACCCACCACGTGCGCTTGGAGGAGCGCTTCTCCGACGACCAGCTGGTGTCCATGTCCGTGCGCGAGCTGAACAGGCAGCTCCGCGGCTTCAGCAAGGAGGAGGTCATCCGGCTGAAGCAGAAGCGGCGCACGCTTAAGAACCGCGGCTACGCGCAGTCGTGCCGCTTCAAGCGGGTGCAGCAGCGGCACATTCTGGAGAGCGAGAAGTGCCAGCTCCAGAGCCAGGTGGAGCAGCTGAAGCTGGAGGTGGGGCGCCTGGCCAAGGAGCGGGACCTGTACAAGGAGAAATACGAGAAGCTGGCCGGCCGGGGCGGCCCCGGAGGCGCGGGCGGGGCCGGCTTCCCGCGGGAGTCCTCGCCGCCGcaggccgggccgggcggggccAAGAGCGCACCCGACTTCTTCCTGTGA